Genomic window (Fluviispira vulneris):
AAATAAATACAAGGTAAAACGGCAATAATTGCAACTGGTGCTTGAAAAAGAACGATGACTGATACAATTAATAGTTCAATAATTGAGCAAACAATATCAGAAAAAATATTGGGTATTTCATCTTTAATCTGTATATAATCTCCGCTAAAACGACGTATGAGTCGTCCAGTTGGGTTCTCATCTAAAAAAGTAACACGAACATTTGAAAAACTTTCTACCATTTGATTGTGTAAAACACGTGCGCCGTTGGCTAAAAACCCCATTAAAACGACCCAACTAATAGCTCGTAAGAGAATTGCGGCGAGACAAAATAAGAAAAAGAAAAGTGTAATTCGATAAGCATCAGCATTTTGTAACCATATGCGTATCACATTTTTAAGTTGATTCTCATCACCACATAAAATATTGTTGCAATCATTGGCCCAAAGGGAAACAAGGTACCTGAAACCACTTTCACTTAAACTTGTCAAAACAAGTAAGATTAAGATAATTGGCAAAAAAATTGGGAGATATTGCATTGAGTTTAAATATTTTGAATATAGACCTAAACCAATCTTTCCTGATTGTCGTTCTTCCTGTGTGATGAAACTAATTTTTTCGCTCATGCTCATTTAATCCTGAAATAAATTGATTGAGTCTTGATTTTTTATTAGCTTTGAGTTTTTCAAAGCTGCCAAATTCTGTTACTGTCCCACCATCTAAAAACAAAATATTGTCAGTATATTTTAAATATTCTAAGCGATGGGTTGACCAAATGATTGTTTTTCCTTTGCCCCAATCTCCTTGAAAAATATTGTGGGCAATTGTTTTTTCTGTTTTAACATCAACAGCACTCAATGGGTCATCTAAAAATATAAGTGATGCATTCGCAAATGAGCTGCGCGACAAACTAATTCTTTGTTTTTGTCCTCCTGATAAGTTAACACCTCTTTCGCCAATTTCAGTATCCATTCCATGTGAAAAATTAGCTAAATCTGTATGAAAACTCGCAGCATAAATTGAGTTCATAATAGAATTATCACTTTCATAATATTCATTTTGATATTTATATTTTAATGGAATATTTTCGCGAATAGAACTGCTGATAATAAAAGCTTCTTGTGGAACATAACTTTGAATAGCACGTAAGAGTGCTAATCCAGTTGCTGTGTGTACATTACTAGTAATATTGGTTATCTTGTGGTTTTTATCATTAAAGTATAGTTTAAAATATACATCTCCATCTGTTGGAACAATATCTCCCATCATAACTTGTATTAGAAGAGATTTTCCACTGGCAACTGGTCCTATTATTGCCAGTGTTTTCTTCTCAGGAATTTCAACATTAATATTTTTTAAAACATAGGGTTCATTGTTTGAAAAGCGTAAAGAAATATTTTTAATTGAAAATGAAATAGAAATTTCAGAATCCAGTTTATTTTGTATTATTTTATCAATAATTACTTTTTCTTCTTTGTTATAAGTTTGATTTTTTTCTTTTAAAAATTCTTCTTCTTGGATACGTGCAACATAAAATAACTTTAATCTCCGTGATGCCACTATGGCTTGTGACCATGCATTGACAAACCAAGGAAGAGGGGTGATTTGCTGTCCTAATATACTGGATAACCAAATTGCGGCAAATAAAGTTGATGCACTTCTATCACCTTTATAAAAGACAATTCCTGCAAATATCCCGCTACTAACGACCATCCACCAATTGAGAGTTAGGGCAAAAGCAAAGCAATACTTAAAAGTAATTTTGAGATCTTGTATAAACTCAGAAAGTGTAGCCTCGTGAATCTCATTTTTAAAATATTTCCCCCAGCCAAAGTAACGAACCAAACGCATCCCCTGAATCCATTCTGTGATCAATTGCAAGCGCTTGTCTCCCCTTTTCATCATTTCTGTGTGGAGGATATTGCCAATCCATGAGAAGAAAATTGAAAGAGGAATTTGTAATGCAATTATGAAAAAACCAATCCATGCAATATTGCCAAGCATTGCAATCATCAAAATCATAACGAGTGCACAGGACGCTAAAAGTACAGGAATATCGACAAGAGCATGGGCAAGAAAATTGCCAAGGAATTTTGCATCGTTTTGTGCAAGATTTGTAATATCTCCTGTTTGATATTGAGTCCGATCTTTTTTACTAATTTTAAGAAGTTGTAAATAGAGCGACTGCATAAGTTTAAATGGTATGCGCCATGAAAGGAGCATTTCTGTTTCAATTTTCTGTGCATGTAAACTCGCAGCTAATATTTTTAATATAAAGATTATCACTGCCAAACAAACTGTGAAAATCAGTATTTGATTTGGAGTTGATTCATGGTAAAAAAGATCTATCAATTTGAAATTTGTGGATGTTTTTTCAAAACTTCTTAAAAGTTGAATTGCAGCAAATGCTGATAATAAAGAAGTTGTAACATCTGTAATATGAATGAAAAACATAAATAAAAATTGTTTTCTTTCATATTTTATAAGAGCTTGAAAGGGGGATTTGCGTAAATCGTGCAATGAAGTTTCGAAATCAGGATAATCATCTCCCTTTGCTAATGTGTTATTAATAAAGGGAACCGAATTTAAATCTGATTTATCGATTGTATGCTGATTAAGTTTTTTCATTACAGGAGTGACATCTGAGAACGAAAACTTTTGCCACAGCGTCGTTTTTTGACTATTCAAGATAGGACCTCAAATTTTTTGGGAGATTCTCTGTGAATTTATTTTTCGATTTAGAATATATCTCTTCTCTTGTTTTAAAAGTAGAGCAAGGAAACGCCACAAATACTGAACATGCATATTTGCAAAAAGTCATCGCAGCTCAAACCGTGATAAATGAATATCAAAAAGAGAATAATATAAACTTTCAAAAAATTTCTCAAAAATATTATATCTGGTTATCAGCAAATTGGCAAAAAAAATCAAATAGTGATAGAGAGAAAACTGATCACTTTTTATTAAAGAATGCTTTGGAAAAAAGCCAATTTGTATTCTCTAAGAAATCTGAAAATGTTTTCCAAAAACCTTTAAATCATTATTCTGTTTTATTAATTTTATCACAAATATGGAATTTTCCACTCAAAAGAGAGAAAAAAAGTTTAGAACAGTTTTTATTTTATTTTATTGAAAACGTTTATGGAGTTCCACAAAAATATATCGCGTCTATTTTTCATTTAATAGAATCAGATTGGAAACCTATACTTTCACCCCTTGGAATGCTTCCCAAAAAAAAATTTAGCTTGCATGAAATTGAGGAATATTTTTTTGGCAATAAAGCAATCCCTGATTTTTCGGTCCATATCATTCCTAAAATAGATCGTTATTTCTCCATAGTTGGCAGGGGGCATAAATGCCACCTTTTTTTACCAAAGAAAGAAAATTTTGATTTATTTGAAGCAGCTTTAGTTATTCATGAATTACAACATCTATTGGATATCGATAATAAAGAAAATCTTATTTCTACAAACTGCAGTGAAAATAATGACAGCCAAGCAATGCTTCACGAAAGCGTATATTTATCTGAAAAAAATGCACTCAATGCAGAAAGAATTTTTCTTTTAGGAACGGGAGCAGCCAAAAGAGGAAGATTTTGTTGGTTGGAATCCAATCTTTTTTATCCTATTCTATTATTGAAGTGTGAAATGCACAATTTACTTTATGGTGATAACAGATCAATTGATTTTTCTGAAATTTGTCAGCAACACGGAATGGAACCACTTCCATTATCTGCCTTGTTCGAATGGGGCGCTCCTTTTCAATTGAGTGCTTACTGTGCCGTCGCAATGGAATTGGAACAAGGTTGGCAAAAGTTTCTTCAAAATTAGAGGATGCTTAAAGCTTATGGTGATCAATAATACTTCGTCTAAAGATTTAAAACTGCCCTCAATGCCTGATACCGTTCGTGAATGCTTAGCGCAAATGTATAGCTTAGAAGCGGATTTGAGTAAAATGGCAAGTTTGATACAGAAAGATCCTGGTATCACATCAAGTGTTTTGAAATTAGCAAACTCTGCTATATATGGCGCAGGTAAATCAACGAGCGATTTAAAAGTTGCATTCACACGTATAGGCATGACTTCGTTAATGCAAATTCTTGTTAAATATTCGGTAGAAAATCTTTTCAAATTTGAGACTTTTGAATTTTTTAACATTAAAGCTTTTACTAAGCACAGTGCGTGGGTCTCGCAAGTCGCATTTGAATTGGGTAAAATTGCAAAAGGTGATAGACTTTCCGATTTATTAGTTGCCGGACTTTTTCATGATATTGGTTTACTTGTGCGTGCTATATCAGATAAAGCACTGATGAAAAAAATTACGGAACTATGTATAGCAGATAAAATAGATTTTAACAGTGCAGAGAAAAAATTAAAATTAGATGGGCATGAAATTCTAGGAGTTGAACTATTGCAATCTTGGCAATTTCCTGAAGAAGTCATATTATTGGTTAAAAATCATCATACTGATGAAGCTTTTCGTACAAAAAAAATTACGAGTGAGCAAAATAAATCAATAAATATTTTATGTCTTTCAGATACAATTGCTCATCGTTTTGGCAATGCATTTATGAATTACTCCCGTGACACTCGGGTGAATGCTACAGTTTTAGATAAACTCGGAATAACAAACCAAGAAGTAGGTGTTGCTGTGAAGTTAGCGACTCAGCATTTACAACATTATTAAATGTAAAGAGTTTTTTAGAAGCAATGAAAAAAATAATTATTTTTCTAATTCTTTTACTACTGCCCTCTATATTAGCTGGAGTGGCACTTTATCATTATTATCCGGCAGATTCCAAACGTCTGCTTGAAATGTTAAAAGTTAAAATCGTAACACTTTATCCTTCACTTGCATTGTACATACATATACAAAAGCCTCCAGTTAAAAAACAAATTCCAGTTGAGAATTCACCAAAAAGAATAACATTACCTAACAAACCAATTTTTATTAATTCAGAAATTTATGAAGCCATATGTGGTGAGCCTCCTAAAATGCATTTGACCGAGAACTTTACAGGTTGTGGATATTGCCCAAAATATATAACAAAAGTAACAGAAGATAAAGAATTTAAATTTTTGTCAGCTTATAGAGGCTCTTTTTTGAAAAAAGGTGAAGAAGAAGCATTGATTTTTATGAAAGGCTGCAGTCGTGAAGATGAAAATGGTTCAGCCGTGATTATTCGAAACGGATATGGAGGATGGAGCCGTCAACAAATTTTTCAAAATATCTTATTTGACACACCTCCGCTTGAGTTTAAAGATGAAAATGGTCTTATAACCTATGTAGGTAAAAGGACAAAAACCACTTCACTTGATATACATTCTGAATTGATTTCACTGCGTATAAGTAAAAATGGGTTCGATGAAAAAATTCTTTTTTCTGCAAATCTTGATACGGGTGAACGCTGTAAAGAATTATTGCAAATAGCGTTCGAAGAACCGATTAAAAAAAATGCAACACAGCTGCAAGCACAAATTGAAATTTTAAGTTGTAAAAAAGGTTTTTTATCAGGTGCATATAAGCTTTCTTTTGACTTGCATGAGAATGGATTCAGAGCAAATGCTGAAACTGCAAAATTGATGACACGTATTGAAAAATATGGTGAATTACGATGAAAGAGAAATTATTTCTTTTTTTCTTTTTATTTTTTTTTCATTCTAAAATTTATTCCCAATATTTTGGCAACGATGTTGCTCCCAATGTAGGAATTTCTATCAATATATTGGGACCTATTTTTGGAATTTATTCTTTAGGTATCTCAACTTTTTTATCGAACCAATTGCAGATCGGTTTATCAGGAACTTATTACTCGACTCGTCATATCGATCCTCAAGCAGAAGGAAGTTTAGTTGAATATAGAATGACTTATTATTTTTCAGGTATTCAAAAAAATGGAATCACTTTAGCACTCTCAGGTGGTTTTGAGTCGATTGAAATTAAACAAGATTCTGGCCAATGGAAAAAGTATGAAGATCCCATTGGAGGAGTTATTCCTGGATACAGTTGGCTCATTGGAAAAAATTTACATCTTTTGGCTGGATTATATTTTGGCTACCAATTTGGTTCATTTCAAATCACCCCAGAAATTAGTTTTATTTACTTTTTTTAGTTCGTTTAGGGGAATATCATCGTAGGGAAAACTCACATAACTGTATGCGCAACTTATCTGATGTATAATGTTCTAAGAGAAAAAGATCTGAAGAAAAAAAGAGATGTTTCATTTTAAATAAACATCTCTTTTAATCGGATCAACATTACGAATCGATTTATTTTTTAGCTAATAAAGAAGCAGTATTTCTATCAGATTCAGCTTTTGGTAAGCACAAAGCTTGGGACATATAGAAAATAACAAAACTAAAAACAGCCATAAAGATAAAATCGATGCCCAATGGAATGTCTTTAGTTCCACCTTGGAACGAGCCAAAATAAGAGAGAATAGTGAATACACCCATATATGGGTAAAGCCATAATGCACACTTGAAATCGAGTTTTGTTGCAATGTGTTCTGGGTCAATTCGACTTCTATTCAAGAAATTTGTTAAAAGGAATACAGTTAAACCAACAGTCACTGTCAAAGCGAGTTTCCAAACAACTGTCCATCCTGACCAATAGATCATAAGGTTACAGATGTAGAAAGCAATAAAAGACATCAATTGGTAACAAGGAAGTTTAAATGGTCTGTGTCTTTCAGGTTGTTGTTTTCTAAGGGCCACAAGACATATTGGACCAACAGCAAAAGAGAAGATCAGTGCGGCAGATAAAAAGGATACGATTGATTTCCACCCATCAAATGGAAGGAAAGCGAGCATAGCAACAACGAAATTCAAGAAAATAGCACGCATTGGGATGCCCGATTTAGCAATTTTACTGAAGAATTTTGGTGAGTTGCCGGATTGGCTCATTGTTTGAACGATACGGGCACTTGATGCGACATAAAGCACACCTGTTCCGAGGGGTGAAACGACAGCATCAATATAAAGAACAGTAACAAGCCAAATCACACCAAGATTTGCAGCAAGACCTGCTAAAGGTCCCGCATCTCCAACAAATGCAATTTTGCTCCAACCATTAGCTAATGCACTTTCAGGCAAAGCTGCAATGAAAGAATATTGAAGTCCAACATATAAAAACATGCAGATAATTATGGAGCCGACAAGAGCAAGCGGGATATCCCGTTGAGGTCTTTTGGCTTCACCTGCGAGTAAAGCTGCATGCTGGAATCCACAATAGGAATAGACAACACCTGCTAGAGCAACTGCAGATAAAATTCCTGAAATTCCATAGGGAGCAAACTCTTGAGTTGAAGTTGCAGTTAATCCCATATTGTCTGAGTTATGGGAAGTTATAAGAAAAACAATTACGACTGCAAAGGGGACAATCAACTTCCATACACTGATTAGACTATTTGCATTTGCAAGGAATTTAGCACCAAAACTATTCAGTAAAATAACAAAAAGCATTGTGCAAAAGCACATAACAAAACCAAAAGATGTGAAAACAGATACATTGTCTACTTTTTGCACAAGTGAGGGAAATAGATGACCCATATAGAGAACTGTTGACTGAACTTCCTGAGAAATGGAAACCACATAGGTAATCCAAGTGAGCCATGTTAAAATAAAGCCAACGAGTTTTCCGTGAGTAAAAATAGGAAAAGCTGCAACCCCACCAGATATAGGAAACATTGCACTTAATTCTGCAAATGTAAGGGCTAAAAATATCGTACCAAAGCCACCAATGAGCCATGCAATTAGAGAGGCAGGACCTGCCATTTGAGCTGCATAGAGTGAGCCAAAGAGCCATCCAGAACCTACAATTCCACCAAGGCTGGCGCACATAATGCCAAACCAACCAATACTTCGTTTAAGTTTCACGGTGTTTGTCCCCTTCCGAACTTAACTTAATTTATAGTAAAGGATCTCTAAAAGGAAATGTCGAAGATTCCCAAAGTAAAAACCCATTTTTAATTTTCCCTGCTTACTTATTTCTTTTTTGCTGGTTAGTCAAATATATTAAATTGGACACATATTATGAAAAGTACATTTTGGGAGTAAATGAATTCATATTTTATAAAATTAATCGTTTTATAATATGTTATTACAATCATAAAACGACTAAATTATTTTTTTTAATCAATCGATCATTTTATTTACGATTTCATCAACTTTTAATAATGCTGATGCCAATTCAGAGGTTTGTGTGCCTCCTCCGCGAGCAAAATCAGGTCTGCCTCCTCCTTTGCCGCCCACCATTTCTGAAAGCAATTTGATGATATTTCCCGCAGAAAGTTTTTTATTCTGTTTTGTCATCTCTGGATTTATTGCTGAAATAATATGCGCTCGATTGTCAAAAATTGCAGCAACAACTGCTATGGTATTGGGTTTCTCTTTGAGTCTATCACATAAAAGTTCCATTTCTTTCATATCTGAAGAATCTGATAAAGTAACTACAAGACGTGCATTATTTTTTAGCTGCTTTGCATTTGTCAATAATTCAGAGATTTGTGCATTTACAAGTCTACTTTGCAATTGCACAATATTTTTTTCTAAATCTTTTGTATTTTCACGCAGTGCAATGATCCGTTGAGAAATTTCAGATTCTGCGCATTTTGCAGTTTCAGCAGCATGCCCAATAATACTTTTCAGTTTTTTGATGTATTGGAGTGCTGCAAGACCTGTCACAGCTTCGATACGACGCACACCACTTGTTACGCTTCCTTCAGAGATAATTTTAAATAAGCCAATATTACCTGTGCTAGATATATGAGTTCCACCGCATAATTCAAGGGAAAAATTGTTTATTTCAAGCATGCGTACATGGTCGTCGTATTTTTCATCGAACATGGCCATCGCTCCCATTTCTTTAGCTTTTGCTAAGGGAACATGCTCATGGGTTTTAACCGGAATATTTTTTAATATTTGAGCATTAACCAGAAACTCAACTTGTTCAATTTCTTTTGCGCTCATCGCTTTATTGTGGGTAAAGTCAAAGCGCAGTGTGTGTGGGTTGACGAGAGAGCCTGCTTGTCTAACATTTTCTCCTAAAACAATTTGTAAAGCTTTATGTGCCAAATGTGTTGCTGTGTGGTTACGCATAGTAGCTTGTCTAGCAGTAAAATCGATACGTGCTGTTACTTTAGCGGAGTTTGCAAATATTTTCTTTATCTGTTCTTGTGTTAAGTATTCATATGATTCAGAGCTGTATTCAACATGTTTAAGAAGATGAATAATACTTGTTACAGTTTTTCGAACATCAATAACTTCGAACACATTTCTTCCATCTTTATTTATAAATTGAATATTACCAATATCACTTACTTGCCCACCACCTTCTGGATAAAATGGAGTGTTTGCTATGACAATTTCAAATAATTTATTTTTTATTTGACGTACTTTTTTAATATTTGTGTTTGCTATTTGCACTTCGGCATACTCAACTTTATCCGTTGATATATTTGTTACTTCAAGATTATATCCCATAAAGTTTTTATCTTCAGAAGGATTTAACTTGTTTAATTCAAGCCAAGGTGAGTCATCCTGATCAAATTTATAAAATTTTGCTTCCGCTCGGCTTCTTTCTTTTTGTTCAAGCATGTGCTTATCAAAGTTTTCAATATCAGCACTGAAACCAATTTCTTCACATAAAACTCTGGTTAGGTCGGAAGGAAAGCCAAAACTGTCATGAAGAATAAAAATATTTTCACCAGAAATAACTTTTAAATTTTTTGCTTTTGCCTCATCTACAAAATGATTAAATTTGCTTAGACCACTTTCGAGTGTACTGCTAAAACGCAATTCTTCATTGCGTATTGCATCTTCAATACGATTTTTATTTTTAATGATTTCAGGATAAAACTCTCCCATTTCGGAGACTACAACTTTAACGATCTTTTCTAAGAAAGATTGATCTTTTGGCCAATTTTTACTGAGTCTATGTGCATGTCTCACTGCACGGCGAAGTACGCGGCGCAAAACATATCCACGCCCTTCATTTGAAAAATTTGCACCATCAGCTAATGTAAACGTTAATAACCGGATGTGATCGGCTACAACATTGCAGCTTTCTTTTTGCAGCTCTGAAAGTTCATTTAACTTTGTTTTTATATTTGCTGTTAATAAGATTTCATCTTTTATTTTTTCAAATAAATCGATGTCAAAGATAGCAGTTTTCCCTTGGGTAAGAGCAGTGACGCGCTCAAGTCCCATACCTGTGTCTACGCTTTTCATAGGCAAGTCGAGAAGTGTTCCGTCTTCTTGGCGGTTGTATTGCATAAAAACCAAGTTCCAAAATTCTAAGTAACGGTCACAGTCACAACCTGGACCTTTACAGACAAGTCCTTTTTCGTAACATTGACCAACTTTTTCTCCTTGATCTAAGTAAAGTTCGGAACAGGGACCGCAAGGTCCTGTGGGGCCCATTGCCCAAAAATTATCTTTATCGCCGAGACGTACGATGCGCTCAGCCGGAACACCAATGGATTTCCAAATCTCAAAGGCTTCATCATCACTGTGGTGAACCGTAGCCCAAAAACGGGAGAGATCGAGTTTAAGTTCTTTTTTAGTGAATTCATATGCCCATTCTATCGCTTCTTTTTTGTAGTAATCACCAAAGCTCCAAGAACCAAGCATTTCAAACATGGTGCAATGGCGACCGTCCTTCCCGACATCGTCGAGATCGCCAACGCGAATACACTTTTGTGAGTTTGTTGCACGTTTATATGATCGCACTTCCTCGCCAGTAAGGCAGGATTTAAATTGTGTCATTCCCGCAATTGTAAAAAGAATGGTTTGGTCAGCTATGGGGATTGTGGAGGCACTTGGCACGTAAGTGTGCTTTTTTGTTTCAAAAAAATGAATAAACTTACGGCGAATCTCATTGGTCTTCATAATCACTCCAGTCTTGGCCTATCGCATTCTAAAAAAATTCGTTACGGCTGATGTAATATCTAAGCATTCGGATTTACCGAGCTTGATTAACTTATAGAATGGCAAACGAGCAATGGCAATATGAGAGTTTAAGGAATTAATAATTTATGACTGATATGAAAACTCCAAGCACAGCAAGAGAAATTGAATCGGTTAAATTGAAAAAAGCAAGTTTTGCAGCTATAGCGGGTGTTCTTTTTTCCCGCGCCTCAGGGATCGTACGTACAGCAGTCGTAAATGGTACCTTTGGGGTAAATGTTTCTTTAGATGCCTTTAATGCAGCATTTCGCTTTCCAAATAGTTTGCGAGATCTCTTTGCAGATGGTGCTCTTTCAGCTTCCTTTATTAAGGTATTAGTGGAAGAAAGAAACAAGGGAGTTGATGCTGAAAAAAAATTAATTCGAATAGTGATTGGATTTTTTTCATTTGTTACTTTTTTCATTGCAATTCTTGCAGCAATTTTTTCATATCCTTTTATGGAATTTATTAGCAATGAAGAATTTAAACAAACTGGCGGTCTTGAACTCGCATCTTTTCTATTTAAGATTTTAGCATTTTATCTACCTTTAACTATGCTAAATGCGGTTGCTATGGCCGTTTTAGGTGTGCTTGGACAAACATTTCGTGCTATGAATGGTTCCGCTTTTTTAAATGTTGGAATAATTGGATTGGCTTTTTGCTCACCACTCTTTTTATATTATGGTTTTAACCCTGTTGTTGGTATTGCTATTGGTGCAATAATTGGTGTGATAATGCAAATGATATACCAGTTTTTACCCTTATATAAATTAGGTATGTTAGCATGGCCCATTTTTAGTATAAAAGAGTGGATTTCTTATAAGCCATTGCATGAAGTTTTAATTTTAATGATCCCACGCGCTCTTGGCCAAGGAGCAATGATTTTAGCATTATTAATAAATACTTTTTTTGCTATTCAGGTGGGCGAAGGTGCTTTAACATATATTATGACTGCAACAATTATTATTCAGGTACCAATTGGTTTGTTTGGTGTGGCCACAGGTTTCGCTGCCTTACCTGTTTTGAGTAAAGCAATCATAGAAAATCAAAATAAAAAATTTTCATTACTGCTCGTGGAAAGTTTAGACACAGCAATGTGGCTTGCGGCACTTACGACAGCTTGCTTCGCTTTATTGATTGTGCCATTTTATTCAGTATTGTTTCAACATGGAGCAGTCAACTTTCATGATACTTTACAAAATTCTATAGCTGTGTGTGCTTATTCAATAGGAATCATTTTTGCTTCAGGATCTAAAATATTATTAAATGGCTTTTATGCAATCAATTGTACGAAGCAAATTGTTTACAATGCAATTGTTTATTTAGTAATCAACGCTAGTTTAAGTTCAATTTTAGCACCAAAGTTTGGCATACTCGGTCTTGGAATATCCTATGGAACTGCCAGTGCATTTGATTTTCTTATGAATTATTATTTTTTGAAAAAAAGATTTCAAAAAAAATATTACGGGGACAATCCTTATGTTGAAGGTGGAAAAGTTTTTGGCTTTCGGATGTTCGTATTTGCATTTTTAGCCTATATATTTGGATTAGCTGGTGTTGCAAACATTATCTATTTTTGGCAAAACTTTGATCATTTCTTCTCTTTTAAACTCAATTTTTTTAGTCAATTTATTATTTTAAGTTTAGGAGGATTTCTCTTTTGTGCTGTGAGCATTTTACTAGTTAAATTTTTTGCACCACAGCATTTAAAAGATTTGCTAGATAAAATTTTGCGAAAACTAAAGAATACGTTTTAAAATGTTTGGAATATCTTTTAACGAAACAACCTGGTGAACACCGCCTAGTGCGATTGCTTCTTTAGGCATACCAAAAACAACACTGCTTTCCTCATCTTGAGCTATGGTA
Coding sequences:
- a CDS encoding ATP-binding cassette domain-containing protein, with the translated sequence MNSQKTTLWQKFSFSDVTPVMKKLNQHTIDKSDLNSVPFINNTLAKGDDYPDFETSLHDLRKSPFQALIKYERKQFLFMFFIHITDVTTSLLSAFAAIQLLRSFEKTSTNFKLIDLFYHESTPNQILIFTVCLAVIIFILKILAASLHAQKIETEMLLSWRIPFKLMQSLYLQLLKISKKDRTQYQTGDITNLAQNDAKFLGNFLAHALVDIPVLLASCALVMILMIAMLGNIAWIGFFIIALQIPLSIFFSWIGNILHTEMMKRGDKRLQLITEWIQGMRLVRYFGWGKYFKNEIHEATLSEFIQDLKITFKYCFAFALTLNWWMVVSSGIFAGIVFYKGDRSASTLFAAIWLSSILGQQITPLPWFVNAWSQAIVASRRLKLFYVARIQEEEFLKEKNQTYNKEEKVIIDKIIQNKLDSEISISFSIKNISLRFSNNEPYVLKNINVEIPEKKTLAIIGPVASGKSLLIQVMMGDIVPTDGDVYFKLYFNDKNHKITNITSNVHTATGLALLRAIQSYVPQEAFIISSSIRENIPLKYKYQNEYYESDNSIMNSIYAASFHTDLANFSHGMDTEIGERGVNLSGGQKQRISLSRSSFANASLIFLDDPLSAVDVKTEKTIAHNIFQGDWGKGKTIIWSTHRLEYLKYTDNILFLDGGTVTEFGSFEKLKANKKSRLNQFISGLNEHERKN
- a CDS encoding HDOD domain-containing protein; translation: MVINNTSSKDLKLPSMPDTVRECLAQMYSLEADLSKMASLIQKDPGITSSVLKLANSAIYGAGKSTSDLKVAFTRIGMTSLMQILVKYSVENLFKFETFEFFNIKAFTKHSAWVSQVAFELGKIAKGDRLSDLLVAGLFHDIGLLVRAISDKALMKKITELCIADKIDFNSAEKKLKLDGHEILGVELLQSWQFPEEVILLVKNHHTDEAFRTKKITSEQNKSINILCLSDTIAHRFGNAFMNYSRDTRVNATVLDKLGITNQEVGVAVKLATQHLQHY
- a CDS encoding APC family permease, with the protein product MKLKRSIGWFGIMCASLGGIVGSGWLFGSLYAAQMAGPASLIAWLIGGFGTIFLALTFAELSAMFPISGGVAAFPIFTHGKLVGFILTWLTWITYVVSISQEVQSTVLYMGHLFPSLVQKVDNVSVFTSFGFVMCFCTMLFVILLNSFGAKFLANANSLISVWKLIVPFAVVIVFLITSHNSDNMGLTATSTQEFAPYGISGILSAVALAGVVYSYCGFQHAALLAGEAKRPQRDIPLALVGSIIICMFLYVGLQYSFIAALPESALANGWSKIAFVGDAGPLAGLAANLGVIWLVTVLYIDAVVSPLGTGVLYVASSARIVQTMSQSGNSPKFFSKIAKSGIPMRAIFLNFVVAMLAFLPFDGWKSIVSFLSAALIFSFAVGPICLVALRKQQPERHRPFKLPCYQLMSFIAFYICNLMIYWSGWTVVWKLALTVTVGLTVFLLTNFLNRSRIDPEHIATKLDFKCALWLYPYMGVFTILSYFGSFQGGTKDIPLGIDFIFMAVFSFVIFYMSQALCLPKAESDRNTASLLAKK
- the alaS gene encoding alanine--tRNA ligase, which produces MKTNEIRRKFIHFFETKKHTYVPSASTIPIADQTILFTIAGMTQFKSCLTGEEVRSYKRATNSQKCIRVGDLDDVGKDGRHCTMFEMLGSWSFGDYYKKEAIEWAYEFTKKELKLDLSRFWATVHHSDDEAFEIWKSIGVPAERIVRLGDKDNFWAMGPTGPCGPCSELYLDQGEKVGQCYEKGLVCKGPGCDCDRYLEFWNLVFMQYNRQEDGTLLDLPMKSVDTGMGLERVTALTQGKTAIFDIDLFEKIKDEILLTANIKTKLNELSELQKESCNVVADHIRLLTFTLADGANFSNEGRGYVLRRVLRRAVRHAHRLSKNWPKDQSFLEKIVKVVVSEMGEFYPEIIKNKNRIEDAIRNEELRFSSTLESGLSKFNHFVDEAKAKNLKVISGENIFILHDSFGFPSDLTRVLCEEIGFSADIENFDKHMLEQKERSRAEAKFYKFDQDDSPWLELNKLNPSEDKNFMGYNLEVTNISTDKVEYAEVQIANTNIKKVRQIKNKLFEIVIANTPFYPEGGGQVSDIGNIQFINKDGRNVFEVIDVRKTVTSIIHLLKHVEYSSESYEYLTQEQIKKIFANSAKVTARIDFTARQATMRNHTATHLAHKALQIVLGENVRQAGSLVNPHTLRFDFTHNKAMSAKEIEQVEFLVNAQILKNIPVKTHEHVPLAKAKEMGAMAMFDEKYDDHVRMLEINNFSLELCGGTHISSTGNIGLFKIISEGSVTSGVRRIEAVTGLAALQYIKKLKSIIGHAAETAKCAESEISQRIIALRENTKDLEKNIVQLQSRLVNAQISELLTNAKQLKNNARLVVTLSDSSDMKEMELLCDRLKEKPNTIAVVAAIFDNRAHIISAINPEMTKQNKKLSAGNIIKLLSEMVGGKGGGRPDFARGGGTQTSELASALLKVDEIVNKMID
- the murJ gene encoding murein biosynthesis integral membrane protein MurJ; amino-acid sequence: MTDMKTPSTAREIESVKLKKASFAAIAGVLFSRASGIVRTAVVNGTFGVNVSLDAFNAAFRFPNSLRDLFADGALSASFIKVLVEERNKGVDAEKKLIRIVIGFFSFVTFFIAILAAIFSYPFMEFISNEEFKQTGGLELASFLFKILAFYLPLTMLNAVAMAVLGVLGQTFRAMNGSAFLNVGIIGLAFCSPLFLYYGFNPVVGIAIGAIIGVIMQMIYQFLPLYKLGMLAWPIFSIKEWISYKPLHEVLILMIPRALGQGAMILALLINTFFAIQVGEGALTYIMTATIIIQVPIGLFGVATGFAALPVLSKAIIENQNKKFSLLLVESLDTAMWLAALTTACFALLIVPFYSVLFQHGAVNFHDTLQNSIAVCAYSIGIIFASGSKILLNGFYAINCTKQIVYNAIVYLVINASLSSILAPKFGILGLGISYGTASAFDFLMNYYFLKKRFQKKYYGDNPYVEGGKVFGFRMFVFAFLAYIFGLAGVANIIYFWQNFDHFFSFKLNFFSQFIILSLGGFLFCAVSILLVKFFAPQHLKDLLDKILRKLKNTF